The following proteins are co-located in the Oceanimonas sp. GK1 genome:
- the dnaJ gene encoding molecular chaperone DnaJ: MSKRDYYEVLGVSKGADEREIKKAYKRMAMKYHPDRNKDDADAADKFKEATEAYEVLTDAQKRAAYDQFGHDAVNGQQGHGGFGGGADFSDIFGDVFGDIFGGGRGRQQRAARGSDLRYNMELTLEEAVRGVTKEIKVPTLASCDVCDGSGAKPGTQAKTCPTCHGHGQVQMRQGFFTVQQPCPHCRGKGKIVSDPCTKCHGEGRYQKTKTLSVKIPAGVDTGDRIRLAGEGEAGESGAPAGDLYVQMHVREHDIFVRDGNNLYCEVPISFTSAALGGEVEVPTLDGRVKLKIPAETQTGRMFRLKGKGVRSARNGQLGDLVCKVYIETPVNLTEEQKELLRQLEVSCGGSAAKKHRPKSEGFFEGVKRFFDDLTR; encoded by the coding sequence ATGTCGAAACGAGATTATTATGAAGTGCTTGGCGTCTCCAAGGGAGCCGACGAGCGCGAAATCAAGAAAGCCTACAAGCGCATGGCGATGAAGTATCATCCCGATCGCAACAAGGACGATGCCGACGCGGCCGACAAGTTCAAGGAAGCCACCGAGGCCTACGAGGTGCTCACCGACGCTCAGAAGCGGGCCGCCTACGATCAGTTTGGCCATGATGCGGTCAACGGTCAGCAGGGCCATGGGGGCTTTGGCGGCGGTGCCGACTTCAGTGATATTTTCGGTGACGTCTTCGGCGACATCTTCGGCGGTGGCCGGGGCCGGCAGCAACGCGCCGCCCGGGGCTCGGATCTGCGCTACAACATGGAGCTGACCCTGGAAGAGGCGGTCAGGGGCGTGACCAAAGAGATCAAGGTGCCTACCCTGGCCAGTTGCGACGTCTGCGATGGCAGCGGCGCCAAGCCCGGCACTCAGGCCAAGACCTGCCCCACCTGTCATGGCCACGGTCAGGTACAGATGCGCCAGGGCTTTTTCACCGTGCAGCAGCCCTGTCCCCATTGCCGGGGCAAGGGCAAAATCGTCAGTGATCCCTGCACCAAATGCCATGGTGAAGGCCGCTACCAGAAAACCAAAACCCTGTCGGTCAAGATTCCGGCGGGCGTGGACACCGGCGATCGCATTCGCTTGGCCGGTGAGGGTGAAGCGGGCGAGTCCGGGGCGCCGGCCGGTGACCTCTATGTACAGATGCACGTGCGTGAGCACGACATCTTTGTACGCGATGGTAACAACCTCTACTGCGAGGTGCCCATCAGCTTTACCTCGGCCGCCCTGGGTGGCGAGGTGGAAGTGCCGACCCTGGACGGCCGGGTCAAGCTGAAAATTCCGGCCGAAACCCAGACCGGCCGCATGTTCCGGCTCAAGGGCAAGGGCGTGCGTTCGGCCCGCAACGGTCAGCTCGGGGATCTGGTATGCAAGGTCTATATTGAGACCCCGGTTAACCTGACCGAGGAGCAGAAAGAGCTGCTGCGCCAGCTCGAAGTCTCCTGTGGCGGCTCCGCGGCCAAGAAGCACAGGCCCAAGTCGGAAGGCTTCTTTGAAGGGGTGAAGCGGTTTTTTGACGATTTGACCCGCTGA
- the greA gene encoding transcription elongation factor GreA: MNQTPMTIRGAQKLREELDHLKSVRRPQIIEAIAEAREHGDLKENAEYHAAREQQGFCEGRIQEIEAKLSNAQIIDITRMPNNGKVIFGATVTLFRVNDEQEITYRIVGDDESDIKANLISVNSPIARGLIGKEEDDVAVVKTPAGEVEYEIIKVEYL, from the coding sequence ATGAATCAAACACCGATGACCATACGCGGCGCGCAAAAGCTGCGTGAAGAGCTGGACCATCTCAAGTCCGTGCGCCGTCCCCAGATTATTGAAGCCATTGCCGAAGCCCGTGAGCACGGCGATCTGAAAGAAAATGCCGAATACCATGCGGCCCGTGAGCAGCAGGGTTTTTGTGAAGGGCGCATCCAGGAAATTGAAGCCAAGCTGTCCAACGCTCAGATCATCGACATTACCCGCATGCCGAACAACGGCAAGGTGATTTTCGGTGCCACCGTGACCCTGTTCCGGGTCAATGACGAGCAGGAAATCACCTACCGCATCGTGGGAGACGACGAGTCCGACATCAAGGCCAACCTGATTTCGGTCAACTCGCCCATTGCCCGTGGCCTTATCGGCAAGGAAGAAGACGACGTGGCCGTGGTCAAGACCCCGGCCGGTGAAGTGGAATACGAGATCATCAAGGTCGAGTATCTGTAA
- a CDS encoding PilZ domain-containing protein — translation MPQRYLDDEELAMLSELFREEHTSDRQTLSITMDEALFALLSGATGLELKLELNGTELTFPISLNPSRPAGEEATITAPRIIDLAGKTGRRAWRLPRPRGLQLLTPDGRPLPANIRDLSINGMRLVSDSSLFEEQTTKPVLLKLDDDQQLPLTLKRVKERHGERVWVTTVQFELGMADRLTLSEFVFRGFLENVEQERP, via the coding sequence ATGCCTCAACGATACCTTGACGATGAAGAGCTGGCGATGCTCAGCGAGCTGTTTCGCGAAGAGCACACCAGCGACCGCCAGACCCTGTCCATTACCATGGACGAGGCACTGTTTGCATTGCTGTCCGGCGCCACGGGCCTGGAGCTGAAACTGGAGCTGAACGGTACCGAGTTGACCTTTCCGATCAGCCTGAACCCGTCCCGCCCTGCCGGGGAAGAAGCAACCATCACCGCCCCCCGCATTATCGATTTGGCCGGTAAGACTGGCCGCCGCGCCTGGCGCCTGCCCAGACCCAGAGGGCTGCAACTGCTGACCCCGGACGGCCGGCCTTTGCCCGCCAACATTCGGGATCTGTCCATCAACGGCATGCGCCTGGTTTCGGACTCTTCCCTGTTTGAGGAGCAAACAACAAAACCGGTCTTGCTAAAGCTGGATGACGATCAACAACTGCCGCTGACCCTGAAACGGGTCAAGGAGCGACATGGAGAGCGGGTATGGGTAACGACGGTGCAGTTCGAGCTGGGCATGGCCGACCGGCTGACGCTGTCGGAGTTCGTGTTTCGCGGTTTTCTGGAAAATGTGGAGCAGGAGCGGCCCTGA
- the yhbY gene encoding ribosome assembly RNA-binding protein YhbY: MTLNNKQRQYLKGLAHSLKPVVLLGQHGLTEGVLAEIDLALNHHELIKVKVAAEDRDVKKLVMDAIVRETGAVKVQTIGHILTIYRQSEQKKIALPRG, from the coding sequence ATGACCCTGAATAATAAGCAAAGACAATACCTGAAAGGACTGGCCCACAGCCTGAAGCCGGTGGTATTGCTTGGTCAGCATGGCCTGACCGAAGGCGTGCTGGCAGAGATCGATCTGGCCCTGAACCACCACGAACTGATCAAGGTGAAGGTCGCCGCCGAAGACAGGGACGTCAAGAAGCTTGTCATGGACGCCATCGTGCGAGAAACCGGCGCGGTCAAGGTACAGACCATTGGTCACATTCTGACCATTTACCGCCAGAGCGAGCAGAAAAAAATCGCCCTGCCCAGGGGCTGA
- the rlmE gene encoding 23S rRNA (uridine(2552)-2'-O)-methyltransferase RlmE — translation MGKKKRSASSTRWLKEHFDDKYVQQAQKKGLRSRAVFKLEELQGRDKLLRPGMTVVDLGAAPGGWSQYATEQVGQGGKVIACDILPMDPIAGVDFLQGDFREEAVLNALLERVGDDKVDVLLSDMAPNMSGTPEVDQPRAMYLVELALDMCRQVLAPRGSFVVKVFQGAGFDEFLGEVRRSFATVKVRKPDSSRPRSREVYIVATGFKL, via the coding sequence ATGGGCAAAAAGAAACGCTCGGCCAGCTCCACCCGCTGGCTGAAAGAGCATTTTGATGACAAATATGTACAACAGGCGCAAAAAAAGGGCCTGCGCTCGCGTGCCGTGTTCAAGCTGGAAGAGCTGCAGGGGCGTGACAAGCTGCTGCGCCCTGGCATGACGGTGGTGGATCTCGGCGCCGCCCCGGGCGGCTGGAGCCAGTACGCCACCGAACAGGTGGGCCAGGGCGGCAAGGTTATCGCCTGTGACATTCTGCCCATGGACCCCATTGCCGGGGTCGACTTTCTGCAGGGGGATTTTCGGGAAGAAGCGGTGCTGAATGCGCTGCTCGAGCGGGTAGGGGACGACAAGGTCGATGTGCTGCTGTCGGACATGGCGCCCAACATGAGTGGTACCCCCGAGGTGGACCAGCCCAGGGCCATGTATCTGGTGGAACTGGCGCTGGACATGTGCCGGCAAGTATTGGCACCCAGGGGCAGTTTTGTGGTCAAAGTGTTTCAGGGGGCCGGATTTGATGAATTTCTCGGCGAAGTACGCCGGTCTTTTGCTACGGTCAAGGTAAGAAAACCAGACTCTTCGCGGCCCAGATCCCGTGAAGTCTACATTGTGGCTACAGGTTTTAAACTGTAG